A genomic region of Sulfobacillus acidophilus DSM 10332 contains the following coding sequences:
- a CDS encoding hypothetical protein (PFAM: Spo0E like sporulation regulatory protein), producing MTGPIKSSADYRQEMETIRRLKQKLWILATQRGNLDPDVIQLSQEIDRHIVSVQYYWSTHHDASMTG from the coding sequence ATGACGGGACCGATTAAAAGCTCCGCTGACTACCGTCAGGAAATGGAGACGATTCGCCGCCTGAAACAAAAATTATGGATATTGGCAACCCAACGGGGCAATCTAGATCCGGACGTCATTCAACTCAGCCAGGAAATCGATCGGCACATTGTCAGCGTTCAATACTATTGGAGCACCCATCATGATGCCTCTATGACGGGATGA
- a CDS encoding Flagellar assembly factor fliW (PFAM: FliW protein~COGs: COG1699 conserved hypothetical protein~HAMAP: Flagellar assembly factor FliW~InterPro IPR003775~KEGG: tjr:TherJR_2795 protein of unknown function DUF180~PFAM: Flagellar assembly factor FliW~SPTR: Flagellar assembly factor FliW), translated as MTTIDTRFHGPITISDQDIITLDWEILGFPRERRYILLPHRADSPFLYLQSVDRPDLAFICIDPLVRVRDYHIPSEDIPRDLGPTEEWAVLCLCTIQDAQHGTINLRSPLVINRVSRRGGQFVLSVPYPIHYPLFSEEPSHAGSRP; from the coding sequence ATGACAACGATTGATACCCGATTCCATGGTCCCATCACTATCAGCGATCAGGATATCATTACGCTCGATTGGGAGATCCTGGGATTCCCCCGTGAACGTCGTTATATTCTCTTGCCCCATCGGGCCGACAGTCCTTTTCTGTATCTGCAATCGGTCGATCGGCCCGACCTGGCTTTCATTTGTATTGATCCTCTGGTACGAGTTCGTGATTATCACATCCCGTCCGAGGACATTCCCCGCGATCTCGGACCGACCGAGGAGTGGGCGGTGTTATGCCTATGTACTATCCAGGATGCCCAGCATGGTACAATCAATTTACGTAGTCCCTTGGTCATTAACCGGGTTTCCCGCCGAGGGGGACAATTCGTCTTGTCCGTCCCGTATCCGATTCACTATCCTTTATTCTCGGAGGAGCCGAGCCATGCTGGTTCTCGCCCGTAA
- a CDS encoding flagellar motor switch protein FliN (PFAM: Surface presentation of antigens (SPOA)~TIGRFAM: flagellar motor switch protein FliN~COGs: COG1886 Flagellar motor switch/type III secretory pathway protein~InterPro IPR012826:IPR001543~KEGG: tnp:Tnap_0476 CheC, inhibitor of MCP methylation / FliN fusion protein~PFAM: Surface presentation of antigen (SpoA)~SPTR: CheC, inhibitor of MCP methylation / FliN fusion protein;~TIGRFAM: Flagellar motor switch FliN) yields MPKKASRLTAEEIQALVGGGTEAEAEAEASAEVDVKKVEFAELEVSGDPATHTEPVEFLWDVPMTVEVVLGSTAVTVKDALEIGPGSVVELDRVYGEPVDIMLNGRLVAHGEVVIVGDQFGVRITEILVSGEEIEGWAESR; encoded by the coding sequence ATGCCGAAAAAGGCATCGCGGCTGACGGCCGAAGAAATTCAAGCATTAGTGGGAGGCGGTACGGAAGCTGAAGCGGAGGCTGAGGCCTCAGCGGAAGTGGACGTAAAAAAAGTCGAGTTTGCAGAACTGGAGGTATCCGGTGACCCGGCGACCCACACCGAGCCGGTCGAATTTTTATGGGATGTGCCCATGACGGTCGAAGTCGTCTTGGGTAGCACGGCGGTTACCGTCAAAGACGCCTTAGAAATAGGCCCCGGATCCGTCGTCGAACTGGATCGGGTCTATGGCGAGCCGGTTGATATCATGTTGAACGGGCGGCTGGTGGCCCACGGGGAAGTGGTGATTGTGGGCGATCAGTTTGGAGTCAGGATTACGGAGATTTTGGTTTCGGGGGAAGAGATTGAGGGCTGGGCGGAATCTCGCTAA
- a CDS encoding DNA binding domain protein, excisionase family (TIGRFAM: DNA binding domain, excisionase family~InterPro IPR010093~TIGRFAM: Excisionase/Xis, DNA-binding): MLESILGYVPAVLTVHEYCRIFRVSKPTVYRAIERHEIRVIRLGGSIRIPLAEAQKNSQKRCRPKKHRAGWAPVGTPSLVRDSGLSSIVVVTAPRRSRFMADVSFIRRRGAF; this comes from the coding sequence ATGTTAGAGAGTATTTTAGGTTACGTTCCGGCGGTACTGACGGTACACGAATACTGTCGAATATTTCGGGTATCCAAGCCAACCGTGTACAGAGCCATCGAACGCCACGAGATTCGCGTCATCCGGCTAGGCGGATCCATCCGCATTCCCCTGGCGGAGGCGCAAAAAAATTCGCAGAAGCGATGCCGGCCTAAAAAGCACCGGGCCGGCTGGGCCCCGGTCGGGACACCCTCATTGGTGCGCGATAGCGGTTTGTCGTCCATCGTGGTCGTGACCGCTCCTCGCCGTAGTCGGTTCATGGCAGACGTTTCGTTCATCCGTCGGCGGGGCGCGTTTTAA
- a CDS encoding transposase mutator type (PFAM: Transposase, Mutator family~COGs: COG3328 Transposase and inactivated derivatives~InterPro IPR001207~KEGG: sth:STH2279 transposase~PFAM: Transposase, mutator type~SPTR: Transposase): MTSSITKKPRPDQTLTVPWVDILHDAQDGLLALSVRIGLQVLPQMMATEVEQLAGPPGRHNPHRQAVRHGTEAGCVYRGDRKIAVSHPRVRATDGSGEIPLETYHQFQDPTLATQTVLERMLYGLASRQQVHADAAWEAAAEQPGPSKSTVSRRFIQATQQALDRFLNRRLDDRTWVVVMIDGLRVADHMVVGALGIDAEGHKRVLGLVEGATENHTVVMALLQDLITRGLTAAQGLLVVIDGAKALAKAVREVWGHQVLIQRCQIHKQRNVLDHLPKSAEHRIRQKLRKAYREPDADTAAQALEAIAKELERDHPGAAGSLREGLEETLTVHRLGLPGLLRQTLANTNAMESLNSQFRTHAQNVKHWTNGQQVLRWLASASFFIEDTLTRIPGYREIPLLQTALKAAVSPQINQKTEEIG, encoded by the coding sequence GTGACTTCCAGTATAACGAAAAAGCCCCGCCCGGACCAGACGCTGACCGTGCCATGGGTCGATATCCTGCACGATGCGCAGGATGGGCTGTTGGCCCTGTCGGTGCGCATCGGATTGCAGGTTTTGCCACAGATGATGGCCACCGAAGTCGAGCAGTTAGCAGGACCCCCAGGGCGGCATAATCCGCACCGTCAAGCGGTGCGACATGGAACCGAAGCCGGCTGTGTGTATCGGGGCGATCGGAAAATCGCCGTCAGCCACCCCCGGGTCCGGGCGACCGATGGGTCGGGCGAAATTCCTTTAGAGACCTATCATCAATTTCAGGACCCGACCCTCGCCACCCAGACGGTCCTGGAACGGATGCTCTATGGCTTAGCCAGCCGTCAACAGGTCCATGCGGACGCGGCCTGGGAAGCGGCCGCCGAGCAACCCGGCCCCAGCAAAAGCACGGTCAGCCGACGATTTATTCAGGCCACCCAACAAGCGCTCGACCGCTTTCTGAACCGACGGTTGGACGACCGGACGTGGGTCGTGGTGATGATTGATGGGCTGCGCGTGGCCGACCACATGGTGGTCGGGGCATTGGGCATTGATGCGGAAGGCCATAAACGCGTGCTGGGATTGGTGGAAGGGGCCACCGAAAATCATACGGTGGTCATGGCCTTATTGCAGGATCTGATCACCCGCGGCCTGACGGCCGCGCAGGGGTTGCTCGTGGTGATCGATGGCGCGAAAGCCTTGGCCAAAGCCGTGCGGGAGGTGTGGGGGCATCAAGTCCTGATCCAACGCTGCCAAATCCATAAGCAACGGAACGTGCTGGACCACTTGCCCAAATCGGCAGAACACCGCATCCGCCAAAAATTACGTAAAGCCTATCGGGAACCGGATGCGGACACGGCTGCCCAAGCCTTAGAAGCGATCGCCAAGGAATTGGAACGCGATCATCCTGGCGCTGCCGGGAGCCTCCGAGAAGGATTGGAAGAGACCCTCACCGTCCATCGCTTAGGCCTTCCAGGGCTCTTACGCCAAACGTTAGCCAACACGAATGCCATGGAATCCCTCAACAGTCAATTCCGAACCCATGCGCAGAATGTGAAACATTGGACCAACGGGCAACAAGTCCTACGCTGGTTAGCTTCGGCCAGTTTCTTCATTGAGGACACGTTAACCCGCATTCCCGGTTATCGCGAGATACCGTTGTTACAAACGGCCTTAAAAGCCGCCGTATCTCCCCAAATCAACCAAAAAACCGAGGAAATCGGTTAA
- a CDS encoding carbon storage regulator, CsrA (PFAM: Global regulator protein family~TIGRFAM: carbon storage regulator (csrA)~COGs: COG1551 Carbon storage regulator (could also regulate swarming and quorum sensing)~InterPro IPR003751~KEGG: bts:Btus_2985 carbon storage regulator, CsrA~PFAM: Carbon storage regulator~SPTR: Carbon storage regulator homolog;~TIGRFAM: Carbon storage regulator): protein MLVLARKVNEAVLLMDGTVRIVVLGVQGDQVKLGIEAPRSIAIMREEIFEAQSENQRAAQSVLPEGLGEISEIPPSPQSLPPKPKSP from the coding sequence ATGCTGGTTCTCGCCCGTAAAGTTAACGAAGCCGTTTTATTGATGGATGGTACCGTTCGCATTGTCGTACTCGGGGTACAGGGCGATCAAGTGAAGCTCGGGATTGAAGCCCCGCGCTCCATCGCCATCATGCGCGAAGAAATTTTTGAGGCGCAGAGTGAAAATCAACGAGCCGCCCAGTCCGTTTTACCGGAGGGGTTGGGTGAGATTAGCGAGATTCCGCCCAGCCCTCAATCTCTTCCCCCGAAACCAAAATCTCCGTAA
- a CDS encoding Lytic transglycosylase catalytic (PFAM: Transglycosylase SLT domain~COGs: COG0741 Soluble lytic murein transglycosylase and related regulatory protein (some contain LysM/invasin domains)~InterPro IPR008258~KEGG: gtn:GTNG_0706 lytic transglycosylase~PFAM: Lytic transglycosylase-like, catalytic~SPTR: Lytic transglycosylase), whose translation MNDALLWALNTLLQDLLTPLMANSAETTGTPFSDWLTNATPPSSATSSSPSTVSAAINAAAAATGLAPELLRAVAQTESDFNPEAVSSAGAVGVMQLMPGTAAGLGVNPYNVSQNVLGGAEYLKQLLADFHQNLPLALAAYNAGPGAVTQYHGIPPYAQTQAYVQKVLSVYQNSSTDA comes from the coding sequence GTGAATGATGCATTGCTATGGGCTTTAAACACCCTGTTGCAAGACCTTTTGACTCCATTGATGGCCAACTCCGCCGAAACAACCGGTACCCCGTTTTCGGACTGGTTGACCAATGCCACGCCCCCATCGTCGGCAACCTCCAGCTCCCCGTCCACCGTTTCCGCGGCCATTAACGCCGCTGCCGCTGCGACGGGTTTGGCCCCCGAACTCCTGCGGGCCGTGGCCCAAACCGAGTCGGATTTCAATCCCGAGGCCGTTAGTTCCGCCGGCGCCGTCGGCGTTATGCAACTCATGCCGGGCACCGCCGCCGGTTTGGGCGTTAACCCCTATAACGTGAGCCAAAACGTCCTGGGCGGCGCGGAATATTTGAAGCAACTGTTGGCGGATTTTCATCAAAATCTGCCGTTAGCCCTGGCCGCGTACAACGCCGGACCGGGAGCAGTCACCCAATATCACGGGATTCCGCCGTATGCCCAAACCCAGGCCTATGTGCAAAAAGTCTTGTCGGTGTATCAAAATAGCTCCACCGATGCCTAA
- a CDS encoding flagellar motor switch protein FliM (PFAM: Surface presentation of antigens (SPOA); Flagellar motor switch protein FliM~TIGRFAM: flagellar motor switch protein FliM~COGs: COG1868 Flagellar motor switch protein~InterPro IPR001689:IPR001543~KEGG: tjr:TherJR_1530 flagellar motor switch protein FliM~PFAM: Flagellar motor switch protein FliM; Surface presentation of antigen (SpoA)~SPTR: Flagellar motor switch protein FliM) translates to MGVVRESTPGIRPYDFKRSRQLNRGEIDALTSILAGFWRAVASFLSTYLRTPVQIQAGPLEQIDYELLLEGLKPPTVLAVFSEPPAPGHAIIECAPTIALGMIDRALGGPGQTTYQSRQLTEIEQIIFRRILERMLVFYRESFEPVITLEPKVTVLEHSPAFTQIAGEGDLILVQRQTVILDGQKGWMTLAWPYVHIHPLADAAVRYIQARDGLQTLVEAKPEEMRRHVERLPVEAAVILGRTEITLGEFSHLKVGDAIVLKNRFDQPLIMRMSNRNKFQVLPGRVGNRLAVRVIGRAEGAHSSTP, encoded by the coding sequence ATGGGTGTCGTACGAGAATCCACGCCGGGTATTCGGCCCTATGACTTTAAGCGATCACGCCAACTCAACCGCGGCGAAATAGATGCCCTGACCAGTATCCTCGCCGGATTTTGGCGGGCGGTGGCGTCCTTTTTGTCCACTTATTTACGCACCCCGGTGCAAATTCAAGCGGGTCCCTTAGAACAAATCGACTATGAATTATTGTTGGAGGGTCTTAAACCGCCGACCGTTTTAGCGGTGTTTTCCGAACCGCCGGCCCCGGGCCACGCCATTATCGAGTGTGCACCGACCATTGCCCTCGGCATGATCGATCGAGCCTTGGGCGGACCTGGCCAGACGACCTATCAATCCCGGCAATTGACCGAGATTGAGCAGATTATTTTCCGGCGGATTTTGGAACGGATGTTGGTGTTTTATCGGGAAAGTTTTGAGCCGGTGATTACCCTGGAACCGAAAGTCACGGTACTCGAGCATAGCCCGGCGTTTACACAAATTGCCGGGGAAGGCGACCTCATTCTCGTTCAACGACAGACGGTCATTTTGGATGGCCAAAAAGGTTGGATGACGTTGGCCTGGCCGTATGTCCATATCCACCCGTTAGCGGACGCGGCGGTACGCTATATTCAAGCGCGAGACGGATTGCAAACGCTGGTGGAGGCAAAGCCGGAAGAAATGCGGCGGCATGTCGAGCGATTGCCGGTTGAAGCGGCCGTCATTTTAGGCCGGACGGAAATCACGCTAGGGGAATTTAGCCACCTCAAAGTGGGCGACGCCATCGTGTTAAAAAACCGGTTTGACCAGCCGCTCATTATGCGCATGTCCAACCGGAACAAGTTTCAAGTCCTACCTGGGCGCGTAGGCAACCGACTGGCCGTTCGGGTCATCGGGCGGGCGGAGGGGGCCCATTCCTCGACTCCCTAG
- a CDS encoding flagellar hook-associated protein 3 (PFAM: Bacterial flagellin N-terminal helical region; Bacterial flagellin C-terminal helical region~COGs: COG1344 Flagellin and related hook-associated protein~InterPro IPR013384~KEGG: chy:CHY_0972 flagellar hook-associated protein 3~SPTR: Flagellar hook-associated protein 3;~TIGRFAM: Flagellar hook-associated protein 3), producing MQITPLILANNLLQNVQTQENRISQLQSEATTGQVFQVPSDNPVAAENTLSLNDALSSVNAYQTSANQAAGWLNQTSGALSSAISLFQSVISTATQAANGTLNSADLNAIAEAVAQDQKTYAQILNSQYNGEYLFGGYQGAGAPLTVNPSTGLASWPAESTQLMRFALGNSSTVTVNLTGFENVGQPTGTNYFQQSYNDLTQLVNDLKTNPSNLANDLGALNNDLAYLTSAQSLVGGRLNRVQDIQTQLHSVAYNLQEGVAQTGGADIASVTVELAQAQQAYQAALQSGSQILPMSLLSFINP from the coding sequence ATGCAAATTACGCCCTTGATTTTAGCCAACAATCTATTGCAAAACGTACAGACTCAGGAGAACCGAATTAGCCAACTCCAATCGGAAGCCACCACCGGTCAAGTCTTTCAAGTCCCTTCGGATAATCCTGTCGCCGCCGAAAACACCCTGTCGTTAAACGATGCGCTATCCTCGGTCAACGCCTACCAAACCTCCGCCAACCAAGCCGCCGGATGGTTGAATCAAACCAGTGGAGCGTTGTCGAGTGCGATCTCCCTATTTCAGTCGGTGATTTCGACCGCCACCCAAGCGGCCAACGGCACCCTCAATAGTGCGGATTTAAATGCCATCGCGGAAGCGGTGGCGCAAGACCAAAAAACCTACGCTCAAATTTTGAACAGCCAATATAACGGAGAATACCTGTTTGGCGGATATCAGGGCGCCGGCGCCCCGCTTACGGTCAATCCGTCAACCGGACTCGCCTCCTGGCCGGCCGAATCGACACAGCTCATGCGATTTGCCCTGGGGAACAGTTCCACCGTCACGGTGAATTTAACCGGGTTTGAGAACGTCGGTCAACCCACGGGCACCAACTATTTTCAACAAAGCTATAATGACCTGACCCAGTTGGTGAACGATCTCAAGACCAATCCGTCTAATTTGGCGAATGACTTAGGCGCCTTAAACAACGATCTGGCATATCTCACGTCAGCCCAATCTTTAGTCGGTGGTCGGCTGAACCGAGTGCAAGACATCCAAACCCAATTGCACTCGGTGGCCTACAATTTACAAGAAGGCGTGGCCCAAACCGGTGGCGCCGATATCGCCTCGGTAACCGTCGAGCTGGCCCAAGCCCAGCAAGCTTATCAAGCCGCACTGCAAAGCGGTTCGCAGATATTGCCGATGTCGCTATTGAGTTTCATTAATCCATAA
- a CDS encoding flagellar hook-associated protein FlgK (PFAM: Domain of unknown function (DUF1078); Flagella basal body rod protein~TIGRFAM: flagellar hook-associated protein FlgK~COGs: COG1256 Flagellar hook-associated protein~InterPro IPR002371:IPR001444:IPR010930~KEGG: afo:Afer_0208 flagellar hook-associated protein FlgK~PFAM: Flagellar basal body rod protein, N-terminal; Protein of unknown function DUF1078, C-terminal~SPTR: Flagellar hook-associated protein FlgK;~TIGRFAM: Flagellar hook-associated protein, FlgK): MAFDILNIASRAIAAQQLALEVTGNNMANATTPGYHVESAVLAEAMPSPDPTEPNALVGQGVDVLTVSRAANAFLSRSVRTQQSILGYDQAKSQGLGEVQNIFQEPAPQGLAETMNAFFQSWLTLSENPTSVAAEEGVIQQGQNLSTVFNQMANTLTSQIASVNQNIGNLVTQVNQLATQIAQINQQIVTVGSSQEPPNNLMDQRSALVDQLSKLVNISYAPGPDNTMDIYIGTHPLVSGNQASTLVTTANALGFNQPSWADSGAPAAITSGTLGGNMALLYTSSGSSGSPPGNGYLTGYLQSLNNLASAIVTQVNAQFNAGFTTSGTAPSQPFFVTTGTTAATIAVTPNLPPSDIAAASSPNSPGDGSNASAIFNLSQTAEPIGSLTTTYGQYYTTLVGQVGMDGQSAENAANQDQTTLTSLSNALQSATGVDINQQSVQMIQEQQSYMAAAKLVQTQQSIIQSLLAAVS, encoded by the coding sequence ATGGCTTTTGATATTTTAAACATTGCATCCCGGGCGATTGCAGCGCAGCAACTGGCGTTGGAAGTCACCGGCAACAATATGGCCAATGCCACCACCCCCGGCTATCACGTCGAGTCGGCGGTTTTAGCCGAGGCCATGCCCTCACCGGATCCGACGGAACCGAACGCGTTGGTCGGGCAGGGAGTCGACGTCCTCACCGTGTCACGTGCCGCCAACGCCTTTTTAAGCCGAAGCGTCCGCACTCAACAAAGCATCCTAGGGTATGATCAAGCCAAATCCCAAGGACTTGGTGAGGTGCAAAATATTTTTCAAGAACCCGCTCCCCAGGGATTGGCCGAAACCATGAATGCCTTTTTCCAAAGTTGGCTAACCCTCTCGGAAAACCCCACAAGCGTCGCGGCCGAAGAAGGGGTTATCCAACAAGGCCAAAATCTCTCCACGGTTTTCAACCAAATGGCCAATACCCTCACCAGCCAGATCGCCAGCGTCAACCAAAATATTGGTAACCTGGTCACCCAAGTGAACCAATTAGCGACCCAAATCGCTCAAATCAATCAGCAAATCGTTACCGTCGGCTCTAGTCAGGAACCCCCCAACAATTTAATGGATCAACGGAGCGCACTAGTTGATCAACTGTCCAAACTGGTTAATATATCCTACGCCCCAGGACCGGACAATACCATGGACATCTACATCGGCACCCATCCGTTAGTGAGCGGCAACCAAGCCAGTACCCTTGTCACCACCGCCAACGCGCTAGGTTTCAATCAGCCTTCCTGGGCGGATAGCGGGGCGCCGGCGGCGATTACCTCCGGCACCTTAGGCGGAAATATGGCGTTATTGTATACCTCGTCCGGCTCCTCGGGATCGCCGCCGGGAAACGGATACCTGACGGGATATCTCCAAAGCCTCAATAACTTGGCGTCGGCCATTGTCACGCAGGTAAACGCACAATTTAACGCCGGCTTCACCACCTCAGGAACGGCTCCCAGTCAGCCCTTTTTCGTCACGACCGGCACGACGGCTGCGACCATAGCGGTGACGCCCAATCTCCCCCCCAGCGATATCGCCGCAGCCTCCAGCCCAAATAGCCCCGGCGACGGGTCCAATGCCTCCGCGATCTTTAACCTGTCCCAAACTGCCGAACCCATCGGGAGCTTGACCACGACCTATGGGCAATACTACACCACCTTGGTCGGACAAGTAGGGATGGATGGACAAAGTGCCGAGAATGCCGCAAATCAAGATCAAACGACCTTGACCTCCTTGTCCAATGCCCTGCAATCCGCAACCGGTGTCGATATCAACCAACAATCCGTGCAAATGATTCAGGAGCAACAAAGCTACATGGCGGCCGCTAAACTGGTCCAAACCCAGCAATCGATCATCCAAAGCTTATTAGCGGCAGTAAGCTAA
- a CDS encoding flagellar basal body-associated protein FliL (PFAM: Flagellar basal body-associated protein FliL~InterPro IPR005503~PFAM: Flagellar basal body-associated protein FliL), producing MKKVLVYLIVFVLGVAGGAAGIIFLDPSLLSHQPAPVVEALPYNPSQAVSVTETGIESNLSGNVHYVNFDVEFQVMPQALTGAGGTASSSGGSGNGGTGSPELDARIRNALIALARSTTYQQLTSSGGMTVFKAEVSTVLQSIFGPGTIGNIYFPSFLTQ from the coding sequence GTGAAAAAGGTTTTGGTATACCTGATCGTGTTTGTCTTAGGGGTGGCCGGCGGAGCGGCCGGCATTATCTTTTTAGACCCGTCGTTGTTAAGTCATCAACCGGCCCCGGTGGTCGAGGCGTTGCCGTACAATCCGTCACAAGCGGTATCGGTCACGGAAACCGGGATTGAAAGCAACTTATCCGGAAATGTGCATTACGTGAATTTTGACGTGGAATTTCAAGTGATGCCCCAAGCCTTGACGGGGGCCGGCGGCACTGCGTCCAGTAGCGGCGGCAGCGGCAACGGCGGTACCGGCTCTCCCGAGTTGGATGCGCGGATTCGGAACGCCTTGATTGCCCTCGCACGTTCGACCACCTATCAACAGCTCACCAGTTCCGGGGGCATGACCGTTTTTAAGGCGGAGGTGTCCACCGTGCTGCAATCTATTTTTGGACCCGGAACGATAGGAAATATTTACTTTCCCAGCTTTTTAACGCAATAG
- a CDS encoding hypothetical protein (PFAM: Protein of unknown function (DUF327)): protein MSSIEPIVTSSPGRPTAHRRPAPAHVTASLDQTLWERLALVESHVLEDPVDRHLTQYLDTVRDILNQALKRHQAETAVYWSPRGRFRQMVRVVQVNHLLDDLIQDIRLHHPATAIAARLDAIRGLLVDLWA, encoded by the coding sequence ATGTCGTCAATTGAACCCATCGTAACCTCATCTCCCGGCAGACCCACCGCTCACCGGCGGCCTGCTCCGGCTCACGTTACCGCATCGCTCGATCAGACGCTTTGGGAACGGCTAGCGCTGGTCGAGTCCCATGTATTGGAGGATCCGGTCGATCGGCATTTGACTCAATATCTGGATACCGTCCGGGACATTTTAAACCAAGCCCTTAAACGTCATCAGGCCGAAACCGCCGTCTATTGGTCGCCTCGGGGACGGTTTCGCCAAATGGTGCGGGTCGTGCAGGTCAATCATCTTTTAGATGATCTCATCCAAGACATTCGCCTTCATCATCCGGCAACCGCCATCGCAGCCCGGCTTGACGCCATTCGAGGTCTATTGGTGGACTTATGGGCGTAG